A single Clostridium sp. AN503 DNA region contains:
- a CDS encoding response regulator yields MLRVILADDEQYERDYLEKVIRENYKNLLEIVYKATDGVDLMEKLVECKPQIVLLDIKMPRMDGLKAAEEIGKKYPDVQIVIISAYSDFSFAKQAIKLGVTDYLLKPYLDSELREALDKVIARVREREDSLALLSYSHSMADKDREEFDFYQDLEKDLLWNLFYRRRKAVELEKDFALWGVGQGWFKVVLISSPALINMGGFSQAVLKNYFQMSGVTVLNSIWMDQMAICLYSPQQDAFTELTGCINRARNYLAGDQKILVACGTSGTYEGVERLADAYEESMAFIYQYSDSEKQQEFERMTKGMRWISELEDTIIHDLSQEDRKRSKNNLEELIDQMEDLLDYQDVPVKLNFGRSLMTIIRGINRMPGIRIKTSEAVTRFEKLEQLNFNGDNLKYHVDFFSKMQVQKI; encoded by the coding sequence ATGTTACGTGTTATATTAGCAGATGATGAACAGTATGAGAGGGATTATCTGGAGAAAGTAATTCGGGAGAATTATAAAAATCTATTAGAGATTGTGTATAAAGCTACGGATGGGGTGGATTTGATGGAAAAGCTGGTGGAGTGCAAGCCGCAGATTGTACTGCTTGATATCAAGATGCCCAGAATGGATGGACTGAAGGCTGCGGAGGAGATAGGGAAGAAGTATCCGGATGTTCAGATTGTGATTATTTCTGCGTACAGTGACTTCTCTTTTGCAAAGCAGGCAATTAAACTGGGCGTGACAGACTATCTTCTTAAACCATATCTGGATTCTGAACTTCGAGAAGCACTTGACAAGGTGATTGCCCGAGTTCGGGAACGGGAGGATTCGTTGGCGCTTCTTTCCTATTCCCATAGCATGGCAGATAAAGATAGAGAAGAATTTGATTTTTATCAGGATTTGGAGAAAGATTTGTTATGGAATCTGTTTTATCGCCGTCGAAAGGCGGTGGAACTGGAAAAAGATTTTGCCTTATGGGGTGTTGGACAGGGGTGGTTTAAGGTGGTTTTAATATCCAGTCCGGCGCTGATCAATATGGGGGGATTTTCCCAGGCGGTGCTTAAAAACTATTTTCAGATGTCGGGGGTGACAGTGCTTAACAGTATCTGGATGGATCAGATGGCCATTTGCCTGTATTCTCCGCAGCAGGATGCATTTACAGAGTTGACAGGCTGTATTAATCGGGCAAGGAATTATCTGGCGGGGGATCAGAAGATTCTGGTAGCTTGTGGCACCAGCGGTACTTATGAGGGCGTCGAGCGGTTGGCTGATGCGTATGAAGAATCAATGGCTTTTATCTATCAATATTCGGATTCTGAAAAACAGCAGGAATTTGAGCGCATGACGAAAGGGATGCGGTGGATCAGTGAGTTAGAGGACACAATTATCCATGATTTATCCCAAGAAGATCGGAAAAGAAGTAAGAACAATCTGGAGGAGTTGATTGATCAGATGGAGGATCTGTTGGATTATCAGGATGTACCGGTGAAGCTTAATTTTGGCCGTAGCCTGATGACCATAATTCGGGGAATTAACCGGATGCCTGGGATTAGGATCAAGACATCTGAGGCGGTAACCCGGTTTGAAAAATTGGAACAGCTAAATTTTAACGGTGATAATTTGAAGTACCATGTGGATTTTTTCTCCAAAATGCAGGTTCAAAAGATTTAA
- a CDS encoding TRAP transporter substrate-binding protein: MKKKIVIGSVLAVLVSGCLGAYVVLDSKGNGADSEPELVLGYGEVNPEGHIMTESARFFADKVSELTEGRVMVDIYPSGQLGDDARCYQAMEMGALDLYRGNSMSLVECGKPMVSALALPYIFRDREHFWNVCDSELGQQILDNIQDCTGMIGLAYLDEGARNFFTSDYPVRQLDNMKDLKIRVQLTSMMGDMVEALGAKAVPIDYVELYTALQSEAVDGAENPPVSYYYNKFYKVAPYYVKDGHTYSPGVILVSRITWENLKPEYQEALKEAARATQEFNSKAIAEADQEAYEALERAGVTIIEPEDLDAWRAAMEPVYEKYGADYLDLIDKIQRMK, encoded by the coding sequence TTGAAAAAAAAGATTGTCATAGGATCTGTGTTGGCAGTGCTGGTTAGCGGCTGTCTGGGCGCTTATGTGGTGTTAGACAGTAAGGGTAATGGGGCAGATAGCGAACCGGAGTTGGTTCTGGGATACGGAGAAGTTAATCCGGAGGGACACATCATGACGGAGTCGGCCAGGTTTTTTGCGGATAAGGTCAGCGAGCTGACGGAGGGAAGAGTAATGGTTGATATTTATCCGTCCGGCCAGTTAGGGGATGATGCCCGTTGCTATCAGGCGATGGAGATGGGCGCGCTGGACTTGTACAGGGGCAACAGCATGTCGCTGGTAGAATGCGGTAAACCAATGGTATCGGCTCTGGCTTTGCCATATATTTTCCGGGACCGCGAACATTTTTGGAACGTATGCGACAGTGAGCTGGGACAACAGATATTGGACAACATTCAGGATTGTACCGGTATGATAGGACTGGCATACTTGGATGAAGGAGCCAGAAACTTCTTCACGTCAGACTATCCGGTAAGGCAGTTGGATAATATGAAAGATTTGAAAATCCGTGTGCAGCTTACGTCCATGATGGGGGATATGGTGGAGGCTCTGGGGGCAAAAGCGGTCCCAATCGACTATGTGGAATTGTATACAGCGTTGCAGTCGGAGGCTGTGGATGGGGCGGAAAATCCGCCGGTCAGTTATTATTATAATAAATTTTACAAAGTAGCGCCTTACTATGTGAAAGACGGTCATACATATTCCCCAGGAGTGATTTTGGTAAGCAGGATCACTTGGGAAAACTTAAAGCCTGAATATCAGGAGGCCCTTAAAGAGGCAGCCAGGGCGACACAGGAATTTAACAGTAAGGCCATTGCCGAGGCGGATCAGGAAGCTTATGAGGCTTTAGAGCGGGCAGGTGTTACAATTATAGAACCGGAGGACTTAGATGCTTGGAGAGCAGCAATGGAGCCGGTTTATGAGAAATATGGAGCGGATTATCTGGATTTAATTGATAAAATACAACGGATGAAATAG